The genome window tcgcagaaggggagtgccgggacctggggcaggctggtgcccaagggccccggcctgcctggggccggccctgttgcatgacagatgctcttggaggtcactgatacatagggtcgccatcagtcataatcgacttgaaggcacataacagcagtgTGGGATGGATATTTGGATAGTGGCAGCTGCAACAAAATCTTATGGTGTACTCTCCCTCAGCCCTAAAacgagtgctcctgttcagggagcCAACCAGCCATTCAGCCATTCCCTCCTGGGATGCTACATTATGCACATACACATTggttttctctttttcttgtcTAACTACCATTAGAGATTGGCgaattgtcaattttggtttctctcagtttctcacttttccactcttaagatcagttctccacatttctacatcagtttgcaatttttttaaaaagtccttatgaaaattcagcagcaatttagtgcgaatttcttctaatagacacatatttgtatgcaatttttgccaaatacacacatttttgcaaagcaattttcccttgtATAGTGAATCTTTGGATACTGTTTTCACATACAGTACGTCTTTATGCACACTGTACCCTAGtgtctgcatttttgtacacattacttggctagagaactgcactgcaaaatttgtagaagtgtgaatttcaaaggatggctgtgttttggttcacatattatttcagaaagtgcagattgcccataaatgcaaactgaatttaaattcTCTGCCATCTCTTCATTCAACACCTCATGGCTACTGATTAAGTTCAGTCCTCCTGGGCaggttttggaggtttttttaccCAGTTAGATGCttttcacttttattttattttattttagcaaaAAAATGAGTTCTGTAAAACCTCCAAGAGTTCCTCTGAGTATGCTTATACCTCCCGTCTTGTTTCTTAGTGGGCCTGTTTTGGCACCATTTCTGTTGGCACTCACCACCTTCGTTTGCTGTTAGGAGTGACATTTTCCCCATCAGGCCTGGGGATGGACTTTGGCACTGGGACAGCTACAGGCCTTCAGCCTGGGCCACTGCAGGACACGGTGGAGAAATACAGATCGGAGGGCTAGCCCAAAGTCCTTCTTCCTCAGCGCATAAACCAGTGGGTTGGCCAAGGAGTTCACGTGGGAAAGCAACACAGCCAAGCGGTTCAGTGACTCATAGTGCTGACAATCGGGGCACAATAACTGGACAGAGTAGATGACATGCAGTGGCACCCAGCAAAGGCAAAAGACGCCCACCAAGAGGAAGAGGGTGCGGGCCATCTGCAGTTCCCTTCTCTTGGATGGCCAAAGAGCCTGTGACTGGAAGTGGCCACGGACTACCCGGAAGAGGTCAGCGTAGATGCCCAACATGGCAGCCAGGGGCAGCAAAGTGCAGGTAAAGAAGATAAAATAGACCAGATACTCAGGGCTAAAAATGGAGGTGAAGGAACAGAGGCCCATGTGTTCACGATGGATCTCGCTGTAGTTGAAATTCTCTTGGCCTGGGTAGATCTTGGAGAGGAAGCCTCCATAAGGCAGGTCGTGGGCTATGATGACAAAGGCAACCCTCTCAGAGGGGATGTTGAAAGCCACTGTCTTGTTGCCGGTCTCCACATACTGCTGAAAGCGGTTCCAGCCCATCATTGGTGAGAGGCCTATCAGAAGCGACAGCAACCAGCAGAAGGCCACAGCGATCCCCATccagcccttcttcatgtgcatgGCATAGCTGTCCAATGAAAGAATCCTCATGAGTGTCATTTGAACATTGAATCAAATGTAATTTGTTTACATTCCACTGACCACAAACAAGTATCATGTGAGTTAGTAGCTCTTCCATCACAACTCGAATCACATTGCTTTTGGGGAACCAACAACCCCCAAGCAACCAAGTAAAAAGCCTTCTGTTTGCCGTTCTTGCCCACCAAACCAAGTGACAAGTAATTCACACAGCTCTTTGGGTGGCCAGGAAACGTGGCAAAGATTGAACCTATCTGACGCTTTGGGGTCTAAATAACCACACATACAAAAGGTCCACTGGATAATCTGATGATGTGCATCAGATTGAAGATGGGCTAGACCTTCTTCCCTTGTGGATTATAAagatactaagaacataagacgagccctgctggatcaggccaagggcacatctagtccaggatcctattCTCATGTTAGCCAACGACAAGTCAacaagcagaacttgagtgcaacagGACTCTCGCCACTTGCAGCTCCCAACAACtggcagtattcagaggcatactgccatcgacagtggaggcagaacatagccgttGTGGCTAGTAGTCGTTGATAGccatgtcctccatgaatttgtctcatccttttaaaagccatccaagttggtggccatcactacttcctgtgggagtgaattccatagattaactatgcgctgcatgaagaaggactttattttgtctggccacattcacaccccacatttattccactttaaacagtcatggcttccctcaaaaaatcctacgtgtagtttgtgaagggcgctgaaaGATGCTAGGaggcccctgttctcctcacagagccacaattctctGAGTAgtgtaacagtcaatccctcttcccagggaactctgggaattataggtctgtgaggggaatagggggtctcctaacaactctcagcccccttcacaaaactacacttcccaggattctttgggggaagccatgactgtttcaagtggagtaatagcggaataaatgtgtggtgtgaatatgGTCTCTGtgttgaatcttccaacattcagcttcactgaatgttcCTGAGTGTTTCTTCTGGTGTTCATGGAACGGTTCCTGCTAATCCAGCTGGCATCTGGATCCTATTGTGTAACATGCAGGAAAGAGCTACCGAAATGATCCGGGGACTGGAGCAAGTCCTCTGTGAGAAAAGGTTTCAATTGTTTGAAGCTTTAGGGGGAGAAAGATGATGGGGAGGGGATGAGAGAGATGTATAGAACCACGCACGGCGTGGAGAAAATGACTGGACATGCTTGTCcttctctcgtaacactagaacttggggacacccAACAAaggtgaatattggaagattcaggaatcaggacagacaaaaggaagtattcttcacatagcacatattaATTAAAcagtgaaatttgctcccacaagaggtgcgATAGCCACCAACAAACCAAAGGGGGGGGCATAGTTCAGTGacaagagcatctgccttgcatgcagaaggtcccaggttaattccctggcatctccaagtaggtctgggagagacttcctgcctgaaaccttggagagctgctgccagtcagtgtagacagtactgagctagatagaccggTGGGTCTGATTCagttataaagcagcttcctatgttcctagagggTGGCTTGCTGTTATATGGAAGCCGATGGTCTCCATTTGTTTCTCTCCTAAAAAACCAAGATGGTACGTTCTTGGCTGTaaatgcccccctccccttttcagtGTTGTTGTGCCCAAAGCCAGTCAAGTTATTTCTGCACTTGAGGCAAACTAATCAAatccctctcccctttttttggtagtaaaaatacaataatcatAAACTGAGTcacaatttgctgccttttcatgatGCTTGCAATCTGCCTCAGGctgcacatatacacacacacatcccttacATTTGGAgcatatttaaaatacatgacTTCCTTCCTGGGAATAAACATACATAACAGGAACATTGTACTTCCAAATGATTTATAGAACATTTCACTTGCCATGCCTCCTGTCCAATTCCCCAGGGATCTTCATCTGACCCATCCTCCTGTGGTTCATTGTGAAACTACAGTGTTGGTTGTGGTTTGACAACTATCAAAGTTGTCTCCATCCTTTATGGTATGGagaaacctgtggcactccagatgtagtccaaccacaactcccatcatccctgactgttggacaggctggcctgggctgatgggagttgtagtccaacctcatctggagtgccacaggtttctCCATCACTGGTATAAAGGATCGAGACAACTTTGATAGTTGTCAAACCACAACCAACATTGTAGTTTCACAATGAACCACAGGAGGATGGGTCAGACGAAGATCCCTGGGGAGTTGGACAGGAGGCATGGCAAGTGAAATGTTCTATAAATCATTTGGAAGTACAATGTTCCTGTTATGTATGTTTATTCACTTGCAGTATGCATAGCCTGCTCTTCATTGCATAATTTTAATCCCAGAATGGGGAACAAAATAATAAACAGAAAATATTTTACCAAAAATTCAAAACCATATAAATTAACAATTCTGTCAGAAGGCAGGTGAGCAAAATTACAATaaggacaaaaacaaaaacttCCAATTTAACCAAGGAAAAACCAAACACAGGACATTCAAATAGATGAAACAGCTAAACAGTTTTAGCAATCTCAAGGTATGAAGAAGCTAATgttcttttgtaagctgccttgggagaTCTTTGTCCTGAAAAGTGGCAGATAATTAATATCTCCACAGTGAGGATGTACATGTGGTCCATTCATTCTGTGGGCAACCCCCCTAAAAATCAGCTGTGTGCCTACATgttcacacacacagagttcacATACTGGATGCCAAAAAAAGAGCCTTTGACTTACCTGTTGGGCAGTTTGATCTTCAGGTGGGCGTTGATGGCAATGACCagcaggaggaggatggagaacTGGGTGGTGACCAGTGGAAAGCATGTGAGGAAGAGGCACGTATAGAAACAGAGGATGTACTCCATGCTGAGCACCATGGAGAAGGGGATGGCCAAGGCTCCCACACCAAGGTCGGCCACTGCCAGGCACACAATCAGGTAGTTGGTGATACATCTCAGTTCCTTGTGCAGGTAGACAGTGGCACACACTAGCAGGTTGATGGTGATAATGGCCACAGCCAGGATCCCCTCAAGAACCACAAAACCAAAATACACATCCATGAGGGATATCCTTATTGCATATCACCATTCAGCGGACAACAGAATAACTCTCTTGTCCCTGCAAAGGAAGAACCTCCTCAAACAGATCTGTCCCTACTAGGTGCCAAACGTCTGAAAATTGCTTCTCTTTGATCTAAATGGAGCATCCAGGACCCATGTCTGGGCATCTCTCTTATGTCTCTTAGTACACGTCTTTCACTTTGATCCAAGTCCCAGCTCCGCCCTGCTATCGATAAGCTGAACCCACCTCTGTTTGCTAAGCATTCTGCCATGAAACACATCAGCTTAGCTGCAGGTACAAGATAGCTTTTTATATGGACCATTTAATGCTCATGGATTAGAGAGGCAGGTCCCTAGGGCAAGGCAATCAGTGGTAGAGGTTAAATGAATCAGGgtgtgggggaagagggggaataTAGAGCTCACTTCAAAACTGAAAACTTGCAGAAGAGTATTCTCATAGAGATGCTCAAAGTTAGAATATCCACCCAATTTAATGTATTAGGCATCcacagctcctgctgggaggaagggcaggatataaatcaaataataaataaatatcatatgTGAAGTATGGGAAATGTAGAGTGaattttccttccccccctcccccagacagCTCTTAGCTTTTGGATTGTGAGTGtgtgagggatggggaacctgtagccctccagggatgccagaactacaactcccatcatgcctgaccactggccaggaTGATggaacttggagtccaacaacatctggaaggccacaggttccccacccctgatctatctGAATACAGGTTGGTAACTGTTTGTATATAGTTATCCTGTAAGCAGGGGTGGAAGGAGCCAAGGTATTATTcatattgtttttacatttatatcacacctttccttcaagcagctcaaggtttgacttaggccacatctacaccagacatttattccactttaaacagtcatggcttcccccagagaatcctgggaagtgtagtttgtgaagggtgctttgtcagtagactcctgttcccctgacagaactcaaACAGCCAgtatggtttaacagtcatcccctcttcccagagaattctgggaactggagctctgtgaagggaatgtctccttacaactcttagcacccataacaaactacacttcccaggattctttgggggaagccatgactgtttaatatggaataaatgtctagtgcggatgtggccttagtattttatcctcacaacaatgttgtgaggtaggtgaggcaaagagacagtgactgccccaaggtcacccaatgagctttcatggctgagtggagacttgaggcctggtctcccagggcttAGAGTCCAGCACTCTTAACCATCATACCTCACTGGCCCACTTGTGGGAATTGATCCCAACATTAAACTTGGATTCTGCCCCCCTGCGATTTTTCAAAATGGCACACCATTCTGCTTCTTTGTATTATGACTGCCACCCACCATCTTCCCTTTACCAGTCTGCCTCATTGTTCCTTCTCCTGTCCATAGTCTATCTCTGCCTGCCACATCTTCTCTTTCAACATGTCCGCAAGCAAGTGAAGACTACACATAGATACAGTGCATTTCCCTCATAAAAATAGCAGAAACACACCTCTCAAAAGTGGTTGTTCCCCAAAATCCTCCCCCTAAACAATGCCCCTTTGTTCTTTTTCCACCTTGTTTTGTGCcctggttttaaaaaaagagtaaccATTAAACACCTCAAAGGAATGACCAGAGGTACCAATTTATGGTGTTCTGCAGCCCCATCCTAGCAAGGTAGCCCATAATATCATGGTCAAAGGAATTAAACACCACTGGGAGATTCAACAGGGCCACCAGACCTCTCTCTATCCTTACAAGCCGTTCACAATGTTATAATCCTTTGTTGTTTTCTTGTGTAATTATCTTATTTCTAAGGAAAATAGTCCCAATGCTGCCTTTTACCTCTCCCAGGTATGATTGCCACCCATCAATTTCCCTTTACCCATCTGCCTCATTGGTCCTTCTCTTGCTCATGATCTTTCTCTGCCTGCTGCGTCTCCTCTTTCTTCCTTTCCCATCTTCTGGCATCAATCCCTAGTTGTCTTTCAGGTGACATTAAATGGCTGGTAAGCTTCTATTTTCTACTCTGCAGTGCATGGGATCCGGTTCAAGTTCATTGCTTCTACTTAGTATTTGCCAGAGCTTTGGAGGAAGGATAGCACTGAGCACTCTCCTCCCTCACCCTTTCCATAAACAAGTTCAATATGTCCCCGATGGCTATTCCCTAAATCAGGTGCATATCTAAATTGGAACCCCATCCATTCTGGCCATTCCCTTCATTATTAAGAGGGGAAAATACAGCACACCAGGGAAAGGAAATGCATCAGAACATGAGGCAAGCTTATTAGGAGCCTGTCAGTGTTCCCAGGTCTGCACAGATTGCTAACTGCCCTCCTTGGAAACAGGAGACCCATTAGAATCAACAGGATAATCCCACTGCCAAAATTGGAAGAAGCagggaagttaaaaaaaaagaaaaagggcaaCCCAGTCTCACTAATTCCCCATTTCTTAGTtcttatttttaaagtatttaatgCTGTGAGTTTTTCTTGCGCTCATTAAAAATCACAGAACAGTCCGCTGGGGACTTTGCTAGgcacattgaaataaatggagtgTGACACAGCTAGAAATGCGTTTCCATTTGCTAACTCACTACACGTAAGTTCTCAGTGAACTGGGCTTGTTGTTCCACTTTGCGTAGCTCCATGGAACTGGGACCACAGGAATTGAAGAACAATTATTTTTCTTCTCCAAAATATGTCTCCTTCCCCTTTGTCACAAATTGctgcttcattgcccttagctgcAGAGGGAGTACTATAGTGACAACTAGTGACAGAAAGCTAGGATGACAAGTACTACagcaatgtatttaaaatatcagGCAAAGAAAGGGAATGCAAGAGAGATGTAAATATTTCAAAAGCCAGAAGCACCCATATATTCCAATCAAGAAAGGATATATGTTTAAACAGAAATCCATACCCTTTACTAAGTAACCTATTACATAAAAATACCCATATAATTATTGTTTAACCTTTCCCTTAGTCCTAGAATGATGAACTGCAGTTATAATGGTTGTAGTACAGTGTAAGACACCACAAATGTAATGCAGTGCTGATTGATACAAATTTTCCTGGGACTAAGTCCATTTGAATGCAACGGGGCAATAACATGCATAGTAGAATTGCACTCTCATTTAAAGTTATTTACATATGCCTGTTCATAAAATATATCACAGCTGTTTACATATTTCAAATACAACAGTACTTCATCAAAGCCAGACAAAAAGAGACACATCACAAAATAGCCATAAAACATGGGATACAGCAGTTTTCAACTGAAACCAATACTTTTTACCTAGTTAGCCAGCATGGAGGCAGTGGTGGTACtacaaatctcccttggaaggGACTTCCACAGCattggggctgccacagaaaaggtCCTGCTCTTGGTGGGAGCCAATCTAGCCTCTCCATATGATGGAATCTGAAGAAAGCAGGGCATTTCCTAAAATCATCAGATACCTGAAAACATGTATGGCTTTAGAAAGGAATAGCCAGCCCTCTGAACTGAGTCCAGTCGCAAACTTGTCTCAACCTGTGCAGATGCTTCAGAACAGGTAATACGTGTAACAGGTTATGCTACTTAGCAAACAAGCTACTA of Rhineura floridana isolate rRhiFlo1 chromosome 15, rRhiFlo1.hap2, whole genome shotgun sequence contains these proteins:
- the LOC133370874 gene encoding adenosine receptor A1-like, with product MDVYFGFVVLEGILAVAIITINLLVCATVYLHKELRCITNYLIVCLAVADLGVGALAIPFSMVLSMEYILCFYTCLFLTCFPLVTTQFSILLLLVIAINAHLKIKLPNSYAMHMKKGWMGIAVAFCWLLSLLIGLSPMMGWNRFQQYVETGNKTVAFNIPSERVAFVIIAHDLPYGGFLSKIYPGQENFNYSEIHREHMGLCSFTSIFSPEYLVYFIFFTCTLLPLAAMLGIYADLFRVVRGHFQSQALWPSKRRELQMARTLFLLVGVFCLCWVPLHVIYSVQLLCPDCQHYESLNRLAVLLSHVNSLANPLVYALRKKDFGLALRSVFLHRVLQWPRLKACSCPSAKVHPQA